From Dendropsophus ebraccatus isolate aDenEbr1 chromosome 2, aDenEbr1.pat, whole genome shotgun sequence, a single genomic window includes:
- the LOC138784739 gene encoding uncharacterized protein isoform X2 has translation MDVGKLIHLIEERPYLWNKRDAFYVNRTRRDKGWSEIAHEIYGQQWASGSKKEKQELVERLKSRWQTCRDQFKREMQMRSRSGDGRMPKRTYVYTEQLMFLKQVLDVGPTSDNLVAEDEASGSSQGNQEKEVPDSREEESMEAAENLDTSPAESVQVYPCRRRENRNVVSTKSQIDSEVRSLKY, from the exons ATGGATGTGGGGAAGCTCATTCACCTCATAGAAGAACGCCCCTACTTGTGGAACAAAAGAGATGCATTTTATGTGAACCGAACAAGAAGGGACAAGGGATGGTCTGAGATTGCCCATGAAATTTATGGCCAGCAATGGGCATCAGGGTCCAAGAAAGAGAAACAGGAATtgg TGGAAAGACTGAAATCAAGGTGGCAGACATGCAGGGATCAGTTCAAGAGGGAGATGCAGATGAGAAGCCGCAGTGGAGATGGACGTATGCCCAAGAGAACATATGTGTACACAGAACAATTAATGTTCCTGAAACAAGTCCTGGACGTTGGCCC AACATCTGATAATCTGGTAGCAGAAGATGAGGCTTCTGGTAGCTCCCAAGGAAATCAGGAGAAAGAAGTTCCGGATTCAAGGGAGGAGGAATCCATGGAGGCTGCTGAAAACTTGGACACATCTCCGGCTGAATCAGTGCAAGTTTACCCATGTCGTAGGAGAGAAAACCGTAATGTGGTGTCAACCAAATCACAAATTGACAGTGAGGTGAG gtcCTTGAAATACTGA
- the LOC138784194 gene encoding uncharacterized protein has protein sequence MTDQVADEALLTWLVSRCFGEQDTLKEEPRRKRRRYWVHPIVSARPERGQFYQLYTDLRRYPDKFQNYCRMTIATFDRLLADLRPGLLYRDTISCHSFACLHYEFALGISTISSIVGLTCSAILERLRAQVMPPPQPEDWTRITGGFEATAQFPNCIGALDGKHIRVQKPSNSGSLYFNYKHYFSVVLLALADSDYRFVVVDIGAYGSAADTGVFRASRIGEMLKTNHLGIPESRPLPGSSGPPAPFVIVADEGFGLQTHLLRPFPRRGLDDRRRIFNYRLTRARRYVECAFGILSSKWRVMQSALQLTPDKVKKVIQACVILHNYVRIHDATVIPEEQMSAMQSAAIPLEGNLQGRPGSSGLAVRDFYADYFLSPAGAVPWQRDIC, from the exons ATGACCGATCAAGTAGCTGATGAAGCACTCCTGACCTGGCTTGTTTCCCGGTGCTTTGGAGAGCAGGACACGCTTAAAGAAGAGCCGAGGAGAAAGCGTCGGAGATACTGGGTACACCCCATTGTCTCTGCGCGCCCGGAAAGGGGACAGTTTTATCAGCTGTACACCGACCTGCGAAGgtatcctgacaagttccagaaCTATTGCCGGATGACCATTGCGACCTTTGATCGCCTCCTTGCTGACCTGCGTCCAGGACTGCTATACCGGGATACA ATTTCTTGCCACTCATTTGCATGCCTGCATTATGAGTTTGCGTTGGGGATTTCCACAATATCCTCTATTGTTGGATTGACCTGCTCAGCCATCTTGGAGCGTCTGAGGGCCCAAGTAATGCCACCCCCCCAGCCTGAAGATTGGACCCGCATCACTGGGGGCTTTGAAGCAACAGCGCAGTTTCCAAACTGCATCGGTGCCCTGGATGGAAAGCATATTCGTGTGCAGAAGCCATCTAATTCAGGGTCCCTGTATTTCAATTACAAACATTATTTCTCGGTGGTCCTGTTGGCATTAGCTGACAGTGACTATCGGTTTGTGGTTGTGGATATAGGGGCCTATGGAAGCGCAGCGGATACTGGTGTTTTTAGGGCTTCCAGAATTGGAGAGATGCTGAAGACCAACCACCTGGGAATCCCGGAATCAAGGCCTCTACCTGGATCATCTGGACCTCCAGCTCCATTTGTGATTGTGGCTGATGAAGGGTTTGGCTTACAGACCCACCTCTTGCGTCCTTTTCCAAGGCGAGGCTTGGATGACCGGAGGCGCATTTTCAATTATCGTCTCACTCGTGCGAGGCGGTATGTGGAGTGCGCCTTTGGAATTCTGAGCTCCAAGTGGCGGGTAATGCAGTCTGCCCTTCAGTTAACTCCTGACAAGGTTAAGAAGGTGATACAGGCTTGTGTTATCCTTCACAACTACGTCAGGATTCATGATGCCACAGTCATCCCGGAGGAACAAATGTCAGCCATGCAGTCTGCCGCCATCCCGTTGGAAGGGAACCTGCAAGGAAGGCCTGGATCGTCAGGATTGGCTGTCCGGGACTTTTACGCAGACTACTTTCTATCACCAGCAGGAGCAGTACCATGGCAGAGGGATATCTGTTAA
- the LOC138784739 gene encoding uncharacterized protein isoform X1 gives MDVGKLIHLIEERPYLWNKRDAFYVNRTRRDKGWSEIAHEIYGQQWASGSKKEKQELVERLKSRWQTCRDQFKREMQMRSRSGDGRMPKRTYVYTEQLMFLKQVLDVGPTSDNLVAEDEASGSSQGNQEKEVPDSREEESMEAAENLDTSPAESVQVYPCRRRENRNVVSTKSQIDSEVLEILKKRGEQKPNQLFCNSLAVALDSVPEEKRQRCYGTLLAVVETFSKHFDPDKLSKIADMFKYGGTPTIATPTQTLYTPSPNHHPPIQRYPPRPHSQHSHEWYTPPNSQDWACQSPQNTPQPAEQASSTPYSQDLFEV, from the exons ATGGATGTGGGGAAGCTCATTCACCTCATAGAAGAACGCCCCTACTTGTGGAACAAAAGAGATGCATTTTATGTGAACCGAACAAGAAGGGACAAGGGATGGTCTGAGATTGCCCATGAAATTTATGGCCAGCAATGGGCATCAGGGTCCAAGAAAGAGAAACAGGAATtgg TGGAAAGACTGAAATCAAGGTGGCAGACATGCAGGGATCAGTTCAAGAGGGAGATGCAGATGAGAAGCCGCAGTGGAGATGGACGTATGCCCAAGAGAACATATGTGTACACAGAACAATTAATGTTCCTGAAACAAGTCCTGGACGTTGGCCC AACATCTGATAATCTGGTAGCAGAAGATGAGGCTTCTGGTAGCTCCCAAGGAAATCAGGAGAAAGAAGTTCCGGATTCAAGGGAGGAGGAATCCATGGAGGCTGCTGAAAACTTGGACACATCTCCGGCTGAATCAGTGCAAGTTTACCCATGTCGTAGGAGAGAAAACCGTAATGTGGTGTCAACCAAATCACAAATTGACAGTGAG gtcCTTGAAATACTGAAGAAACGTGGAGAGCAGAAGCCAAACCAGCTGTTCTGCAACAGCCTGGCAGTTGCACTGGACAGTGTACCTGAAGAGAAACGCCAGAGATGCTATGGGACTCTGTTGGCTGTGGTTGAGACTTTTAGCAAACATTTTGACCCAGACAAACTCTCCAAAATTGCAGATATGTTTAAGTATGGGGGCACCCCAACCATCGCCACCCCTACCCAAACCTTATACACTCCTTCCCCCAATCACCACCCTCCCATACAGCGATACCCGCCTCGCCCACATTCCCAACACTCCCATGAGTGGTATACCCCTCCTAACAGCCAGGATTGGGCATGCCAAAGCCCTCAAAATACACCACAACCGGCAGAGCAGGCGTCTTCCACTCCCTATTCTCAGGATCTGTTTGAAGTGTAA